A window of the Parambassis ranga chromosome 17, fParRan2.1, whole genome shotgun sequence genome harbors these coding sequences:
- the eef1da gene encoding eukaryotic translation elongation factor 1 delta a (guanine nucleotide exchange protein) isoform X4 has product MPKQSTNMSGLQCLAAENIWFDKQRYDEAERRFYEGVNGPSTPQQQVKTALQQAKGRQQKRQHRNSSSHGGDQELVSRMKSLELENQTLHKVVENMRAALQKLESRVAMLEKSPASAAVPCAKAAPVQAVKQVKVENGGDDDDDLDLFGSDEEDEEAARIKQERVEAYTAKKAKKPTLIAKSSILLDVKPWDDETDMAKLEECVRSVQMDGLLWGASKLVPVGYGIKKLQINCVVEDDKVGTDILEEEITKFEDFVQSVDVAAFNKI; this is encoded by the exons ATGCCGAAACAAAG TACCAACATGAGTGGACTGCAGTGCCTCGCCGCAGAGAACATCTGGTTCGACAAACAGCGCTACGATGAGGCGGAGAGACGTTTTTATGAGGGAGTAAATGGCCCCTCCACGCCACAGCAGCAG GTGAAAACAGCCCTGCAGCAGGCCAAAGGGCGTCAGCAGAAACGTCAGCACAGAAAT TCATCTTCACATGGAGGAGACCAGGAACTGGTTTCACGCATGAAGTCCCTTGAGCTGGAGAACCAGACTCTGCACaaag TGGTGGAAAACATGAGGGCAGCACTGCAGAAGCTGGAATCCAGAGTGGCTATGCTGGAAAAGTCCCCTGCATCAGCAGCTGTCCCGTGTGCTAAG GCTGCTCCCGTCCAGGCAGTCAAACAGGTAAAGGTAGAaaatggtggtgatgatgacgatgaccTAGACTTGTTTGGcagtgatgaggaggatgaggaggctgcaCGCATCAAGCAGGAGCGTGTGGAGGCCTACACAGCCAAGAAAGCCAAGAAACCCACCCTCATTGCCAAGTCATCCATCCTGTTGGACGTTAAGCCG TGGGATGATGAGACGGATATGGCCAAGCTGGAGGAGTGTGTGCGCTCAGTGCAGATGGACGGGCTTCTGTGGGGAGCCTCCAAGCTGGTCCCAGTCGGATACGGCATCAAGAAACTGCAGATCAACTGCGTCGTTGAGGACGACAAAGTCGGCACTGACATCCTGGAGGAAGAGATCACCAAGTTTGAGGACTTT GTCCAGAGTGTAGATGTTGCTGCCTTCAATAAGATCTAA
- the eef1da gene encoding eukaryotic translation elongation factor 1 delta a (guanine nucleotide exchange protein) isoform X6 has translation MPKQSTNMSGLQCLAAENIWFDKQRYDEAERRFYEGVNGPSTPQQQSSSHGGDQELVSRMKSLELENQTLHKVVENMRAALQKLESRVAMLEKSPASAAVPCAKAAPVQAVKQVKVENGGDDDDDLDLFGSDEEDEEAARIKQERVEAYTAKKAKKPTLIAKSSILLDVKPWDDETDMAKLEECVRSVQMDGLLWGASKLVPVGYGIKKLQINCVVEDDKVGTDILEEEITKFEDFVQSVDVAAFNKI, from the exons ATGCCGAAACAAAG TACCAACATGAGTGGACTGCAGTGCCTCGCCGCAGAGAACATCTGGTTCGACAAACAGCGCTACGATGAGGCGGAGAGACGTTTTTATGAGGGAGTAAATGGCCCCTCCACGCCACAGCAGCAG TCATCTTCACATGGAGGAGACCAGGAACTGGTTTCACGCATGAAGTCCCTTGAGCTGGAGAACCAGACTCTGCACaaag TGGTGGAAAACATGAGGGCAGCACTGCAGAAGCTGGAATCCAGAGTGGCTATGCTGGAAAAGTCCCCTGCATCAGCAGCTGTCCCGTGTGCTAAG GCTGCTCCCGTCCAGGCAGTCAAACAGGTAAAGGTAGAaaatggtggtgatgatgacgatgaccTAGACTTGTTTGGcagtgatgaggaggatgaggaggctgcaCGCATCAAGCAGGAGCGTGTGGAGGCCTACACAGCCAAGAAAGCCAAGAAACCCACCCTCATTGCCAAGTCATCCATCCTGTTGGACGTTAAGCCG TGGGATGATGAGACGGATATGGCCAAGCTGGAGGAGTGTGTGCGCTCAGTGCAGATGGACGGGCTTCTGTGGGGAGCCTCCAAGCTGGTCCCAGTCGGATACGGCATCAAGAAACTGCAGATCAACTGCGTCGTTGAGGACGACAAAGTCGGCACTGACATCCTGGAGGAAGAGATCACCAAGTTTGAGGACTTT GTCCAGAGTGTAGATGTTGCTGCCTTCAATAAGATCTAA
- the eef1da gene encoding eukaryotic translation elongation factor 1 delta a (guanine nucleotide exchange protein) isoform X2, producing the protein MDQHWPNRQQRAAPQNAVPVGAFRQGNVPAVERGIISGDNLQFGRLRRRTRLSHSESHSSGAEEEWLSSSLEASGSYGQSPVLQGMQAEAIWYNRSSYEQAEGNFHRRVASNGNGPLSSSPRSPNTRGSMTFHSRRTQGKQQNQEHPVSTVKASGTPHRKISRGRNRTSSETEQGGKGSRGAQPRKRGLSETEIRPRWDNTNMSGLQCLAAENIWFDKQRYDEAERRFYEGVNGPSTPQQQVKTALQQAKGRQQKRQHRNSSSHGGDQELVSRMKSLELENQTLHKVVENMRAALQKLESRVAMLEKSPASAAVPCAKAAPVQAVKQVKVENGGDDDDDLDLFGSDEEDEEAARIKQERVEAYTAKKAKKPTLIAKSSILLDVKPWDDETDMAKLEECVRSVQMDGLLWGASKLVPVGYGIKKLQINCVVEDDKVGTDILEEEITKFEDFVQSVDVAAFNKI; encoded by the exons ATGGATCAGCATTGGCCAAATCGCCAGCAAAGGGCAGCGCCTCAAAACGCTGTACCCGTGGGTGCCTTCAGGCAGGGTAATGTTCCGGCTGTGGAGAGAGGCATCATCAGTGGCGATAACCTCCAGTTTGGGCGTCTGCGGCGTCGCACACGTTTGTCCCACTCGGAGAGCCACAGCTCTGGTGCTGAAGAGGAATGGTTGAGCTCCTCCCTAGAGGCAAGTGGCTCTTATGGTCAAAGCCCTGTCCTCCAAGGAATGCAGGCAGAGGCAATCTGGTACAACCGCAGCTCCTACGAGCAGGCAGAGGGCAACTTCCATCGCCGGGTTGCCTCTAATGGCAATGGGCCATTGTCATCCTCACCACGAAGCCCAAACACCAGAGGATCCATGACTTTTCACTCCCGGCGTACCCAGGGTAAACAGCAGAATCAGGAGCATCCCGTCAGCACTGTGAAGGCCTCTGGTACCCCCCACCGTAAGATCAGTAGGGGCCGCAATCGAACCTCCTCTGAGACCGAGCAGGGTGGCAAAGGCAGCAGGGGGGCACAGCCAAGGAAGAGAGGCCTCTCTGAGACGGAAATCAGGCCCAGATGGGACAA TACCAACATGAGTGGACTGCAGTGCCTCGCCGCAGAGAACATCTGGTTCGACAAACAGCGCTACGATGAGGCGGAGAGACGTTTTTATGAGGGAGTAAATGGCCCCTCCACGCCACAGCAGCAG GTGAAAACAGCCCTGCAGCAGGCCAAAGGGCGTCAGCAGAAACGTCAGCACAGAAAT TCATCTTCACATGGAGGAGACCAGGAACTGGTTTCACGCATGAAGTCCCTTGAGCTGGAGAACCAGACTCTGCACaaag TGGTGGAAAACATGAGGGCAGCACTGCAGAAGCTGGAATCCAGAGTGGCTATGCTGGAAAAGTCCCCTGCATCAGCAGCTGTCCCGTGTGCTAAG GCTGCTCCCGTCCAGGCAGTCAAACAGGTAAAGGTAGAaaatggtggtgatgatgacgatgaccTAGACTTGTTTGGcagtgatgaggaggatgaggaggctgcaCGCATCAAGCAGGAGCGTGTGGAGGCCTACACAGCCAAGAAAGCCAAGAAACCCACCCTCATTGCCAAGTCATCCATCCTGTTGGACGTTAAGCCG TGGGATGATGAGACGGATATGGCCAAGCTGGAGGAGTGTGTGCGCTCAGTGCAGATGGACGGGCTTCTGTGGGGAGCCTCCAAGCTGGTCCCAGTCGGATACGGCATCAAGAAACTGCAGATCAACTGCGTCGTTGAGGACGACAAAGTCGGCACTGACATCCTGGAGGAAGAGATCACCAAGTTTGAGGACTTT GTCCAGAGTGTAGATGTTGCTGCCTTCAATAAGATCTAA
- the eef1da gene encoding eukaryotic translation elongation factor 1 delta a (guanine nucleotide exchange protein) isoform X1, with the protein MDQHWPNRQQRAAPQNAVPVGAFRQGNVPAVERGIISGDNLQFGRLRRRTRLSHSESHSSGAEEEWLSSSLEASGSYGQSPVLQGMQAEAIWYNRSSYEQAEGNFHRRVASNGNGPLSSSPRSPNTRGSMTFHSRRTQGKQQNQEHPVSTVKASGTPHRKISRGRNRTSSETEQGGKGSRGAQPRKRGLSETEIRPRWDKYGTSHTGNGRDLITNMSGLQCLAAENIWFDKQRYDEAERRFYEGVNGPSTPQQQVKTALQQAKGRQQKRQHRNSSSHGGDQELVSRMKSLELENQTLHKVVENMRAALQKLESRVAMLEKSPASAAVPCAKAAPVQAVKQVKVENGGDDDDDLDLFGSDEEDEEAARIKQERVEAYTAKKAKKPTLIAKSSILLDVKPWDDETDMAKLEECVRSVQMDGLLWGASKLVPVGYGIKKLQINCVVEDDKVGTDILEEEITKFEDFVQSVDVAAFNKI; encoded by the exons ATGGATCAGCATTGGCCAAATCGCCAGCAAAGGGCAGCGCCTCAAAACGCTGTACCCGTGGGTGCCTTCAGGCAGGGTAATGTTCCGGCTGTGGAGAGAGGCATCATCAGTGGCGATAACCTCCAGTTTGGGCGTCTGCGGCGTCGCACACGTTTGTCCCACTCGGAGAGCCACAGCTCTGGTGCTGAAGAGGAATGGTTGAGCTCCTCCCTAGAGGCAAGTGGCTCTTATGGTCAAAGCCCTGTCCTCCAAGGAATGCAGGCAGAGGCAATCTGGTACAACCGCAGCTCCTACGAGCAGGCAGAGGGCAACTTCCATCGCCGGGTTGCCTCTAATGGCAATGGGCCATTGTCATCCTCACCACGAAGCCCAAACACCAGAGGATCCATGACTTTTCACTCCCGGCGTACCCAGGGTAAACAGCAGAATCAGGAGCATCCCGTCAGCACTGTGAAGGCCTCTGGTACCCCCCACCGTAAGATCAGTAGGGGCCGCAATCGAACCTCCTCTGAGACCGAGCAGGGTGGCAAAGGCAGCAGGGGGGCACAGCCAAGGAAGAGAGGCCTCTCTGAGACGGAAATCAGGCCCAGATGGGACAAGTATGGCACCTCTCACACAGGAAATGGGAGAGActtgat TACCAACATGAGTGGACTGCAGTGCCTCGCCGCAGAGAACATCTGGTTCGACAAACAGCGCTACGATGAGGCGGAGAGACGTTTTTATGAGGGAGTAAATGGCCCCTCCACGCCACAGCAGCAG GTGAAAACAGCCCTGCAGCAGGCCAAAGGGCGTCAGCAGAAACGTCAGCACAGAAAT TCATCTTCACATGGAGGAGACCAGGAACTGGTTTCACGCATGAAGTCCCTTGAGCTGGAGAACCAGACTCTGCACaaag TGGTGGAAAACATGAGGGCAGCACTGCAGAAGCTGGAATCCAGAGTGGCTATGCTGGAAAAGTCCCCTGCATCAGCAGCTGTCCCGTGTGCTAAG GCTGCTCCCGTCCAGGCAGTCAAACAGGTAAAGGTAGAaaatggtggtgatgatgacgatgaccTAGACTTGTTTGGcagtgatgaggaggatgaggaggctgcaCGCATCAAGCAGGAGCGTGTGGAGGCCTACACAGCCAAGAAAGCCAAGAAACCCACCCTCATTGCCAAGTCATCCATCCTGTTGGACGTTAAGCCG TGGGATGATGAGACGGATATGGCCAAGCTGGAGGAGTGTGTGCGCTCAGTGCAGATGGACGGGCTTCTGTGGGGAGCCTCCAAGCTGGTCCCAGTCGGATACGGCATCAAGAAACTGCAGATCAACTGCGTCGTTGAGGACGACAAAGTCGGCACTGACATCCTGGAGGAAGAGATCACCAAGTTTGAGGACTTT GTCCAGAGTGTAGATGTTGCTGCCTTCAATAAGATCTAA
- the eef1da gene encoding eukaryotic translation elongation factor 1 delta a (guanine nucleotide exchange protein) isoform X3, protein MDQHWPNRQQRAAPQNAVPVGAFRQGNVPAVERGIISGDNLQFGRLRRRTRLSHSESHSSGAEEEWLSSSLEASGSYGQSPVLQGMQAEAIWYNRSSYEQAEGNFHRRVASNGNGPLSSSPRSPNTRGSMTFHSRRTQGKQQNQEHPVSTVKASGTPHRKISRGRNRTSSETEQGGKGSRGAQPRKRGLSETEIRPRWDKYGTSHTGNGRDLITNMSGLQCLAAENIWFDKQRYDEAERRFYEGVNGPSTPQQQSSSHGGDQELVSRMKSLELENQTLHKVVENMRAALQKLESRVAMLEKSPASAAVPCAKAAPVQAVKQVKVENGGDDDDDLDLFGSDEEDEEAARIKQERVEAYTAKKAKKPTLIAKSSILLDVKPWDDETDMAKLEECVRSVQMDGLLWGASKLVPVGYGIKKLQINCVVEDDKVGTDILEEEITKFEDFVQSVDVAAFNKI, encoded by the exons ATGGATCAGCATTGGCCAAATCGCCAGCAAAGGGCAGCGCCTCAAAACGCTGTACCCGTGGGTGCCTTCAGGCAGGGTAATGTTCCGGCTGTGGAGAGAGGCATCATCAGTGGCGATAACCTCCAGTTTGGGCGTCTGCGGCGTCGCACACGTTTGTCCCACTCGGAGAGCCACAGCTCTGGTGCTGAAGAGGAATGGTTGAGCTCCTCCCTAGAGGCAAGTGGCTCTTATGGTCAAAGCCCTGTCCTCCAAGGAATGCAGGCAGAGGCAATCTGGTACAACCGCAGCTCCTACGAGCAGGCAGAGGGCAACTTCCATCGCCGGGTTGCCTCTAATGGCAATGGGCCATTGTCATCCTCACCACGAAGCCCAAACACCAGAGGATCCATGACTTTTCACTCCCGGCGTACCCAGGGTAAACAGCAGAATCAGGAGCATCCCGTCAGCACTGTGAAGGCCTCTGGTACCCCCCACCGTAAGATCAGTAGGGGCCGCAATCGAACCTCCTCTGAGACCGAGCAGGGTGGCAAAGGCAGCAGGGGGGCACAGCCAAGGAAGAGAGGCCTCTCTGAGACGGAAATCAGGCCCAGATGGGACAAGTATGGCACCTCTCACACAGGAAATGGGAGAGActtgat TACCAACATGAGTGGACTGCAGTGCCTCGCCGCAGAGAACATCTGGTTCGACAAACAGCGCTACGATGAGGCGGAGAGACGTTTTTATGAGGGAGTAAATGGCCCCTCCACGCCACAGCAGCAG TCATCTTCACATGGAGGAGACCAGGAACTGGTTTCACGCATGAAGTCCCTTGAGCTGGAGAACCAGACTCTGCACaaag TGGTGGAAAACATGAGGGCAGCACTGCAGAAGCTGGAATCCAGAGTGGCTATGCTGGAAAAGTCCCCTGCATCAGCAGCTGTCCCGTGTGCTAAG GCTGCTCCCGTCCAGGCAGTCAAACAGGTAAAGGTAGAaaatggtggtgatgatgacgatgaccTAGACTTGTTTGGcagtgatgaggaggatgaggaggctgcaCGCATCAAGCAGGAGCGTGTGGAGGCCTACACAGCCAAGAAAGCCAAGAAACCCACCCTCATTGCCAAGTCATCCATCCTGTTGGACGTTAAGCCG TGGGATGATGAGACGGATATGGCCAAGCTGGAGGAGTGTGTGCGCTCAGTGCAGATGGACGGGCTTCTGTGGGGAGCCTCCAAGCTGGTCCCAGTCGGATACGGCATCAAGAAACTGCAGATCAACTGCGTCGTTGAGGACGACAAAGTCGGCACTGACATCCTGGAGGAAGAGATCACCAAGTTTGAGGACTTT GTCCAGAGTGTAGATGTTGCTGCCTTCAATAAGATCTAA
- the eef1da gene encoding eukaryotic translation elongation factor 1 delta a (guanine nucleotide exchange protein) isoform X7 produces MSGLQCLAAENIWFDKQRYDEAERRFYEGVNGPSTPQQQSSSHGGDQELVSRMKSLELENQTLHKVVENMRAALQKLESRVAMLEKSPASAAVPCAKAAPVQAVKQVKVENGGDDDDDLDLFGSDEEDEEAARIKQERVEAYTAKKAKKPTLIAKSSILLDVKPWDDETDMAKLEECVRSVQMDGLLWGASKLVPVGYGIKKLQINCVVEDDKVGTDILEEEITKFEDFVQSVDVAAFNKI; encoded by the exons ATGAGTGGACTGCAGTGCCTCGCCGCAGAGAACATCTGGTTCGACAAACAGCGCTACGATGAGGCGGAGAGACGTTTTTATGAGGGAGTAAATGGCCCCTCCACGCCACAGCAGCAG TCATCTTCACATGGAGGAGACCAGGAACTGGTTTCACGCATGAAGTCCCTTGAGCTGGAGAACCAGACTCTGCACaaag TGGTGGAAAACATGAGGGCAGCACTGCAGAAGCTGGAATCCAGAGTGGCTATGCTGGAAAAGTCCCCTGCATCAGCAGCTGTCCCGTGTGCTAAG GCTGCTCCCGTCCAGGCAGTCAAACAGGTAAAGGTAGAaaatggtggtgatgatgacgatgaccTAGACTTGTTTGGcagtgatgaggaggatgaggaggctgcaCGCATCAAGCAGGAGCGTGTGGAGGCCTACACAGCCAAGAAAGCCAAGAAACCCACCCTCATTGCCAAGTCATCCATCCTGTTGGACGTTAAGCCG TGGGATGATGAGACGGATATGGCCAAGCTGGAGGAGTGTGTGCGCTCAGTGCAGATGGACGGGCTTCTGTGGGGAGCCTCCAAGCTGGTCCCAGTCGGATACGGCATCAAGAAACTGCAGATCAACTGCGTCGTTGAGGACGACAAAGTCGGCACTGACATCCTGGAGGAAGAGATCACCAAGTTTGAGGACTTT GTCCAGAGTGTAGATGTTGCTGCCTTCAATAAGATCTAA
- the eef1da gene encoding eukaryotic translation elongation factor 1 delta a (guanine nucleotide exchange protein) isoform X5, producing MSGLQCLAAENIWFDKQRYDEAERRFYEGVNGPSTPQQQVKTALQQAKGRQQKRQHRNSSSHGGDQELVSRMKSLELENQTLHKVVENMRAALQKLESRVAMLEKSPASAAVPCAKAAPVQAVKQVKVENGGDDDDDLDLFGSDEEDEEAARIKQERVEAYTAKKAKKPTLIAKSSILLDVKPWDDETDMAKLEECVRSVQMDGLLWGASKLVPVGYGIKKLQINCVVEDDKVGTDILEEEITKFEDFVQSVDVAAFNKI from the exons ATGAGTGGACTGCAGTGCCTCGCCGCAGAGAACATCTGGTTCGACAAACAGCGCTACGATGAGGCGGAGAGACGTTTTTATGAGGGAGTAAATGGCCCCTCCACGCCACAGCAGCAG GTGAAAACAGCCCTGCAGCAGGCCAAAGGGCGTCAGCAGAAACGTCAGCACAGAAAT TCATCTTCACATGGAGGAGACCAGGAACTGGTTTCACGCATGAAGTCCCTTGAGCTGGAGAACCAGACTCTGCACaaag TGGTGGAAAACATGAGGGCAGCACTGCAGAAGCTGGAATCCAGAGTGGCTATGCTGGAAAAGTCCCCTGCATCAGCAGCTGTCCCGTGTGCTAAG GCTGCTCCCGTCCAGGCAGTCAAACAGGTAAAGGTAGAaaatggtggtgatgatgacgatgaccTAGACTTGTTTGGcagtgatgaggaggatgaggaggctgcaCGCATCAAGCAGGAGCGTGTGGAGGCCTACACAGCCAAGAAAGCCAAGAAACCCACCCTCATTGCCAAGTCATCCATCCTGTTGGACGTTAAGCCG TGGGATGATGAGACGGATATGGCCAAGCTGGAGGAGTGTGTGCGCTCAGTGCAGATGGACGGGCTTCTGTGGGGAGCCTCCAAGCTGGTCCCAGTCGGATACGGCATCAAGAAACTGCAGATCAACTGCGTCGTTGAGGACGACAAAGTCGGCACTGACATCCTGGAGGAAGAGATCACCAAGTTTGAGGACTTT GTCCAGAGTGTAGATGTTGCTGCCTTCAATAAGATCTAA